A part of Aegilops tauschii subsp. strangulata cultivar AL8/78 chromosome 2, Aet v6.0, whole genome shotgun sequence genomic DNA contains:
- the LOC109760296 gene encoding H/ACA ribonucleoprotein complex subunit 4, producing the protein MSSTPPAVASPASEHTKSKKKKSKSKDASADPAAAAADTTSLADAEAKTDGYMIKPQALVPSLDTSTWPLLLKKYDRLNVRTGHYTPLPSGHSPLKRPLAEYLRYGVINLDKPSNPSSHEVVAWIKRLLRVEKTGHSGTLDPKVTGNLIVCVDRATRLVKSQQGAGKEYVCIARFHAAVPDTARVARALESLTGAVFQRPPLISAVKRQLRVRTIYESKLLEHDAERHLAVFWISCEAGTYVRTLCVHLGLLLGVGAHMQELRRVRSGILGEQDNMVTMHDVMDAMWALDNHKDESYIRRVVMPLEVILTSYKRLVVKDSAVNAICYGAKLMIPGLLRFENDIDVGEEVVLMTTKGEAIAIGIAEMPTAVMATCDHGAVAKIKRVVMDRDTYPRKWGLGPVALKKKKMIAEGLLDKHGKPTEKTPAEWLRNVVLPTGGDAMIASLAAAPEPEKVKVEQQDVVPSEQVKEKKKRKTDEDDVTASTPAKKMKVEEVTEAVEGEKSEKKKKKKDKGEPGSAVSEAVKEEKSSLSDEEKGASEKKKKKKSKEGGDDVAPESAEVEKSEKKKDKKKKSKEGGDDVATESEVEKSEKKKEKKKKKKDAEEVAQ; encoded by the coding sequence ATGTCGTCGACGCCGCCGGCCGTCGCGTCCCCCGCCTCCGAGCACACCAAATCCAAGAAAAAGAAGAGCAAATCCAAGGACGCctccgccgaccccgccgccgccgccgccgatacCACGTCGCTGGCGGACGCCGAGGCCAAGACCGATGGGTACATGATCAAGCCCCAGGCCCTGGTCCCGTCCCTCGACACCTCCACATGGCCGCTCCTCCTCAAGAAGTACGACCGCCTCAACGTCCGCACCGGCCACTACACCCCGCTCCCCTCCGGCCACTCGCCGCTCAAGCGCCCCCTCGCCGAGTACCTCCGCTACGGCGTCATCAACCTCGACAAGCCGTCCAACCCCTCCTCCCACGAGGTGGTGGCGTGGATCAAGCGCCTCCTCCGCGTCGAGAAGACCGGCCACAGCGGCACGCTCGACCCCAAGGTCACCGGCAACCTCATCGTCTGCGTCGACCGCGCCACACGCCTCGTCAAGTCGCAGCAGGGCGCAGGTAAGGAGTATGTGTGCATCGCCCGCTTCCACGCCGCCGTCCCAGACACGGCCCGGGTCGCTCGCGCGCTCGAGTCCCTTACTGGCGCTGTGTTCCAGCGCCCGCCACTCATCTCAGCGGTCAAGCGCCAGCTCAGGGTGCGGACCATTTATGAGAGCAAGCTTCTGGAGCATGATGCCGAGCGCCACCTTGCCGTGTTCTGGATCTCTTGTGAGGCCGGAACCTATGTCCGGACGCTCTGTGTGCACCTTGGGCTGCTCCTGGGTGTCGGTGCACATATGCAGGAGCTGCGCCGTGTGCGGTCAGGTATCCTCGGAGAGCAGGACAACATGGTCACCATGCACGATGTGATGGATGCCATGTGGGCACTTGACAACCACAAGGATGAGTCTTACATAAGGCGTGTGGTGATGCCGCTCGAGGTAATTCTTACCAGCTACAAGAGGCTTGTTGTGAAGGACTCTGCTGTTAATGCTATCTGCTATGGTGCCAAGCTTATGATTCCTGGGTTGCTCCGGTTTGAGAATGACATTGATGTTGGGGAAGAGGTTGTTCTCATGACCACGAAGGGGGAGGCAATTGCCATTGGTATTGCTGAGATGCCCACTGCTGTTATGGCGACTTGCGACCATGGTGCTGTAGCGAAGATCAAGAGGGTGGTGATGGACAGAGATACATACCCAAGGAAGTGGGGACTTGGTCCGGTGGCACttaagaagaagaagatgatcgcTGAGGGCCTCCTTGATAAGCATGGGAAGCCAACTGAAAAGACCCCGGCTGAGTGGCTTCGTAATGTCGTGCTTCCTACTGGTGGTGATGCGATGATTGCTAGCCTTGCAGCTGCTCCTGAGCCCGAGAAGGTGAAGGTGGAACAACAGGATGTGGTGCCAAGTGAGCAGGTCAAGGAGAAGAAAAAGAGGAAGACTGATGAGGATGATGTGACTGCTTCTACACCTGCAAAGAAGATGAAGGTGGAGGAGGTCACTGAGGCAGTGGAAGGGGAGAAGagtgagaagaagaagaaaaagaaagacaaGGGAGAACCAGGATCAGCTGTTTCGGAGGCAGTGAAGGAGGAGAAGAGCAGTTTGTCTGATGAGGAGAAGGGTGCCAGcgagaagaaaaagaagaagaagagcaaggaaggCGGTGATGATGTTGCTCCAGAGAGTGCGGAAGTTGAGAAGAgcgagaagaaaaaggacaagaagaagaagagcaaggaaggTGGTGATGATGTCGCTACAGAGAGTGAAGTTGAGAAGAGTGagaagaaaaaggagaagaaaaagaagaagaaagacgcAGAGGAGGTGGCACAATAG
- the LOC120975002 gene encoding hydrophobic protein LTI6A, whose translation MADEGTANCIDIILAIILPPLGVFFKFACGIEFWICLLLTFFGYLPGIIYAVWVITK comes from the exons ATGGCGGACGAGGGGACGGCCAACTGCATCGACATCATCCTCGCCATCATCCTGCCGCCGCTCGGCGTCTTCTTCAAGTTCGCCTGCGGG ATCGAGTTCTGGATCTGCTTGCTGCTCACCTTCTTCGGCTACCTCCCCGGCATCATCTACGCCGTCTGGGTCATCACCAAGTAG
- the LOC109760293 gene encoding pentatricopeptide repeat-containing protein At4g33990, with the protein MLFSAVGHGLKRRLRSPASPAKAPASPSAAHRRGSHADASPASHASLLLRLRLGPALAEARLLHAAVLVGGHRHGAVLSAQLVQVYARLGQIEHALRLLDGMPMRNSFAWNAAIKGLVDAGRFSEALETYWAMVDDGSVAADAFTYPPVIKACAALGAVEQGRMIREHMEAGVARDDAKPNVFVQCALVDMFAKCGCLGEARSVFESMQQRDVAAWTAMIGGAVHAGDWLNAMSLFNRMRSEGFSADSVIIATVIPACGRVKELRAGTALHGCAVRCGVADDNSVSNALVDMYCKCGCLEMADYLFRSIDFKDVVSWSTLIAGYSQNGMYDASVSLFTEMVASGLKPNSNTMASILPSLSGLKLFRHGKEVHGFSLRHGLEQSKFLGSAFIDFYSRQGFIREAGTVFELIPKKDLVIWNSVVAAYGVNGDTDSALCAFRALQKVGFKPDHVTVISVLPVCNHHSRLIQGKALHAYVVRHDMSSICSVSNALIDMYCKCCCLEKGKDIFQLMTERDTATYNTLISSLGKHGHEDQAIMVFDQMKRDGIAPDKVTFVALLSCCSHAGLTEKGLHFYNSMLQDYNISPDKEHYSCVVDLYSRSGKIDDAWKFISSLREGAEIDVLGCLLGACRVHNRMDIAELVANRIFEKNPSDPGYHILLSNMYADAGMWSDVTKIRTIIEERSLKNITGNSLF; encoded by the coding sequence ATGCTCTTCTCCGCCGTCGGGCACGGGCTCAAACGGCGGCTCCGTTCTCCTGCCTCGCCAGCGAAGGCTCCCGCTTCCCCTTCCGCCGCCCATCGCCGCGGCTCTCACGCGGACGCCTCGCCCGCCTCACACGCGTCGCTGCTCCTCCGGCTCCGATTGGGCCCCGCCCTCGCCGAGGCCCGGCTGCTGCACGCCGCAGTGCTCGTCGGCGGCCATCGCCACGGCGCGGTCCTCTCCGCTCAGCTGGTGCAAGTGTACGCTAGGCTCGGGCAGATCGAGCACGCGCTTCGCCTGCTCGACGGAATGCCCATGAGGAACTCCTTCGCGTGGAACGCCGCGAtcaagggcctcgtcgacgccggACGGTTCTCCGAGGCGCTGGAGACGTACTGGGCGATGGTCGACGATGGCTCGGTTGCGGCGGATGCTTTCACGTACCCGCCCGTCATCAAGGCATGTGCCGCGCTCGGAGCGGTTGAGCAGGGCCGGATGATAAGAGAGCATATGGAGGCAGGCGTTGCTCGTGACGACGCGAAGCCCAATGTGTTTGTGCAGTGCGCGCTCGTGGACATGTTTGCCAAGTGTGGGTGTTTGGGCGAGGCGAGGAGTGTGTTCGAGAGCATGCAGCAAAGGGATGTGGCCGCGTGGACTGCGATGATTGGAGGAGCTGTGCATGCAGGAGATTGGCTCAATGCGATGAGTTTGTTCAATAGGATGAGATCAGAAGGGTTCTCGGCTGATTCGGTGATCATTGCCACTGTCATTCCAGCATGTGGCAGGGTGAAAGAGTTGCGAGCTGGAACGGCGTTGCATGGATGCGCGGTAAGATGTGGAGTTGCTGATGATAACTCTGTTTCAAATGCTCTGGTTGATATGTACTGCAAGTGTGGCTGTCTGGAGATGGCTGATTACTTGTTCCGTTCTATCGATTTCAAGGATGTCGTCTCTTGGAGTACATTGATTGCGGGGTATTCGCAGAACGGGATGTATGATGCGAGTGTCAGTTTGTTTACTGAAATGGTTGCTTCAGGGTTAAAACCAAATTCCAATACCATGGCAAGTATACTTCCGAGTCTTTCTGGCCTGAAATTATTCAGGCATGGAAAAGAGGTCCATGGCTTCTCCTTAAGACATGGACTTGAACAGAGCAAGTTTCTAGGGAGCGCATTTATTGACTTCTACAGTAGACAAGGATTCATAAGGGAGGCAGGAACCGTATTTGAGCTCATTCCAAAGAAAGATTTGGTCATATGGAATTCAGTGGTTGCAGCGTATGGTGTGAATGGGGATACAGATTCTGCACTGTGTGCATTTAGGGCGCTGCAGAAAGTAGGATTTAAACCTGATCATGTGACTGTTATTTCAGTTCTTCCAGTATGCAATCACCATTCCAGGCTCATCCAGGGTAAGGCACTACATGCTTATGTCGTTAGGCATGATATGAGTTCTATCTGCTCAGTCAGTAACGCACTTATAGATATGTACTGCAAATGCTGTTGCCTAGAAAAGGGCAAGGATATTTTTCAGCTGATGACAGAGCGAGATACTGCTACATATAACACATTGATTTCTTCTTTGGGAAAGCATGGCCACGAAGATCAAGCCATAATGGTATTTGATCAAATGAAGAGAGATGGAATTGCTCCTGACAAAGTCACTTTTGTGGCTCTACTATCTTGTTGCAGTCATGCAGGCCTTACTGAGAAGGGCTTGCACTTTTACAATTCCATGTTACAAGACTACAACATTTCCCCAGATAAGGAGCATTACTCATGTGTTGTTGATCTTTACAGCAGATCTGGGAAAATTGACGATGCTTGGAAGTTCATTTCAAGTTTGCGGGAAGGGGCAGAAATAGATGTTCTTGGATGCCTCTTGGGGGCTTGCAGAGTGCATAACAGAATGGACATTGCTGAGCTAGTTGCAAACAGAATATTTGAGAAGAACCCCAGTGATCCTGGCTATCATATTTTGCTGTCCAATATGTATGCTGATGCTGGAATGTGGTCTGATGTGACGAAGATCAGAACCATAATAGAAGAGAGGAGTTTGAAGAATATAACAGGAAACAGTTTGTTTTAA